From Mytilus edulis chromosome 9, xbMytEdul2.2, whole genome shotgun sequence, the proteins below share one genomic window:
- the LOC139488975 gene encoding UNC93-like protein MFSD11 translates to MAAECDIRLYNIVMLGIAFMLLFTAFQTSSMAEQSVISSAKADSKGTFNGDGYTSLCIIYVVFSLGNWIAPPVVDAIGPKITMLIGAVMYCLFILQFLKPMTWALYLGSVLVGFGAAILWTAQGNFLTINSDSDTVARNSGIFWALLQCSLLFGNIYSYFVLKGSANITSGERTKLYTALSGAAVAGTLCFLILRNKRTSDVNDLVNLPKSTESSDPSLNTESSLNIDKPKKKDSPLQSIVRSFRLLKTREMLLLSVAIAYTGIELTFFSGVYGTCISNNAHFGNEAKGLLGISGMFIGAGEILGGGIFGLFGKRTNRHGRDPIVVLGYVLHMAAFFLIFINLPSESPLKLSDEATYLVSNKYIAILCSFLLGFGDSSFNTQLYSILGFMFPEDSSPAFAIFKFVQSIAAAAGFFYSDYLILQWQLLILVVLGTVGTYCFCLVEWGSNKAVREGYQTI, encoded by the exons ATGGCGGCAGAGTGTGATATTCGTCTGTACAACATTGTTATGCTAGGAATAGCATTTATGTTACTTTTCACAGCTTTTCAAACTAGTTCAATGGCTGAA CAAAGTGTTATATCCAGTGCAAAAGCTGATTCAAAAGGGACATTTAATGGAGATGGTTACACTAG TTTATGTATCATTTATGTTGTATTCTCCCTCGGTAATTGGATAGCGCCACCTGTTGTCGATGCTATAGGaccaaaaataacaatgttaATAGGAGCTGTTATGTattg TCTTTTCATATTGCAATTTTTGAAACCAATGACATGGGCCCTGTACCTAGGATCTGTTCTTGTTGGATTTGGTGCAGCAA TTCTTTGGACAGCTCAGGGTAATTTCCTGACCATTAATTCTGACTCAGACACTGTAGCTAGAAACAGTGGAATATTTTGGGCACTTTTACAATGCAG TTTATTATTTGGAAACATATACAGTTATTTTGTGTTGAAAGGAAGTGCTAACATAACCTCAGGGGAGAGAACTAAGTTATATACAGCTTTAAGTGGAGCTGCAGTGGCTGGAACCTTGTGTTTCCTGATTTTACGGAACAAAAGGACTTCAGATGTGAATGATCTAGTCAATCTTCCTAAATCTACAGAATCGTCAGATCCTAGTTTAAATACAGAATCCAGTTTAAATATAGA TAAGCCTAAAAAAAAAGATAGCCCACTGCAGTCAATAG TCAGATCATTTCGCTTATTAAAGACCAGGGAAATGTTATTGCTGAGTGTAGCAATAGCTTACACAG GAATAGAACTGACATTTTTTAGTGGTGTATATGgaacatgtatatcaaataatgCTCATTTTGGAAATGAAGCAAAAGGCCTGCTTGGAATTTCTGGCATGTTTATTGGTGCTGGTGAAATTTTAG gtGGAGGTATATTTGGTTTATTTGGAAAGAGGACAAACAGGCATGGTAGAGATCCAATAGTGGTATTAGGATATGTTCTACACATGGCTGCCTTTTTTCTGATATTTATAAACCTTCCAAGTGAATCGCCATTAAAGTTATCAGACGAAGCTACATATTTAGTATCAAA taaataTATTGccattttgtgttcatttttacTGGGTTTTGGAGACAGTAGTTTTAATACTCAG CTTTATTCCATACTTGGCTTCATGTTTCCAGAAGACAGCTCTCCTGCTTTTGCCATATTTAAATTTGTACAA TCAATAGCAGCAGCTGCTGGATTTTTCTACAGTGACTACCTCATACTACAGTGGCAGTTGTTAATACTAGTTGTCTTAGGAACTGTAGGGACTTATTGTTTCTGTCTTGTTGAGTGGGGTAGCAACAAGGCAGTCAGAGAAGGGTACCAGACTATTTGA